A genomic segment from Methanolobus zinderi encodes:
- a CDS encoding transporter substrate-binding domain-containing protein: MVITAGCLSDGEKATETADPGSDMEISDLTFYTEELPPYNYEEDRMLKGLSVDLLEATTEKMGTEVSREEVNLVPWTEGYQAVLNENATVLFSMARTPEREDLFKWAGPIYTNRKVLFAKPDQGISIENSEDLQDYAIGVITDDVAIQYLRDIGVNQSQIVTRDNVSALIGALDSGEIDLWAYPEASGRYFAEQVTGNSDSYKAVYELHTQDTYYAFSKDVPDSVVQSFQQALDKVRDQKDEQGVSEYERIVYRNLGVSHAQQTITDEEIIALVDTTAAAIENNASDTFRRINAGEASYLDSENPALYTFVYNANVTLVAHADNNQLVGTNFKGKTDVTGKAFRDEIVAGAFENGTGGVEYVYTNPTHANLYYKTTYYRLTNGSDGNSYIVCSGNFKN, translated from the coding sequence ATGGTCATAACCGCAGGGTGTCTCTCCGATGGAGAAAAGGCTACCGAAACTGCAGATCCAGGCAGTGACATGGAAATAAGTGATCTGACCTTCTACACCGAAGAACTCCCTCCTTATAACTATGAGGAAGACAGAATGTTGAAAGGCCTGTCTGTTGACCTGCTGGAAGCAACTACAGAAAAGATGGGAACTGAAGTATCCCGGGAAGAAGTAAACCTTGTGCCCTGGACCGAAGGCTATCAGGCTGTTCTGAACGAGAATGCCACAGTGCTTTTCAGCATGGCAAGAACTCCCGAGCGTGAGGATCTGTTCAAGTGGGCCGGACCTATCTATACCAACCGCAAGGTCTTGTTTGCTAAACCAGATCAGGGAATCAGTATTGAGAATTCGGAAGACCTGCAGGATTATGCAATAGGTGTGATCACCGATGATGTTGCGATCCAGTATCTCCGGGACATTGGTGTTAACCAGAGCCAGATCGTGACCAGAGATAACGTATCTGCACTCATTGGTGCACTGGACAGCGGTGAGATCGATCTCTGGGCATATCCTGAAGCCTCTGGAAGATATTTCGCCGAACAGGTGACAGGGAACTCTGACAGCTACAAGGCCGTGTACGAACTGCATACACAGGATACGTATTATGCTTTTAGCAAAGACGTTCCGGACTCGGTTGTTCAGTCCTTCCAGCAGGCTCTTGATAAAGTACGTGATCAGAAGGATGAGCAGGGGGTCAGCGAATACGAGCGTATCGTATATCGGAATCTCGGCGTAAGCCATGCGCAGCAGACGATCACAGATGAAGAAATTATTGCACTGGTGGATACCACTGCCGCTGCCATAGAGAACAACGCCAGCGATACCTTCCGGCGTATTAATGCCGGAGAAGCGTCGTATCTGGACAGTGAGAACCCGGCCCTCTATACCTTTGTTTATAATGCGAATGTGACACTCGTCGCCCATGCAGACAATAATCAGCTTGTAGGCACTAATTTCAAAGGAAAGACAGATGTCACAGGCAAGGCCTTCAGGGATGAGATCGTTGCCGGTGCCTTTGAGAATGGAACAGGGGGGGTTGAATATGTATACACGAATCCCACACATGCAAACCTGTACTACAAGACCACATACTACCGTCTGACCAACGGAAGCGACGGGAACTCCTATATCGTATGCAGTGGCAATTTTAAGAATTAA
- a CDS encoding inorganic phosphate transporter, with product MIITLAAIASAVFMGINIGGNNAAASMGAAYGAKARTKEQAVILIAVFSFLGAVLSGEDVINTLGEGIIPGNIITLSAAIIAISSAALSLFIGNVLRVPISASQSAVGAIVGIGIFYGVLDTELLTQIAGWWITTPILAFVLAYLSGKYIHPRLVVWLVEHESEAQIRSTIGKLLTVTGCYVAFSAGANNAANAVGPLVGTGFIDTSTGAIVGGLTLGLGALLIGGRILQTVGTEIVELCTIRAVFIEAIAAIIVHGASISGIPVALGQIIPAAVIGIGCAENTSATMKNKTVRRIVIMWVMSPLLAGAIAYAAMTVA from the coding sequence ATGATCATAACACTGGCTGCGATTGCATCTGCAGTCTTCATGGGAATAAACATAGGCGGAAACAATGCCGCAGCCTCCATGGGAGCAGCTTACGGTGCAAAGGCCCGTACTAAAGAGCAGGCAGTGATCCTGATAGCCGTGTTCTCGTTCCTTGGTGCGGTGCTCAGCGGTGAGGATGTGATCAATACACTGGGTGAGGGAATAATCCCCGGTAATATAATAACACTTTCAGCAGCCATTATTGCAATAAGTTCAGCTGCACTGAGCCTTTTTATAGGCAACGTACTCAGGGTTCCCATATCAGCCAGCCAGTCAGCAGTTGGAGCAATCGTAGGCATAGGTATTTTCTATGGCGTACTTGATACAGAACTGCTCACACAGATCGCAGGCTGGTGGATAACAACCCCGATACTTGCATTCGTACTTGCTTACCTTTCCGGCAAGTATATTCATCCCAGACTTGTGGTGTGGCTTGTTGAACATGAATCGGAGGCACAGATAAGAAGTACCATCGGAAAGCTTCTGACAGTTACAGGCTGTTATGTGGCTTTTTCCGCAGGTGCCAACAATGCGGCCAACGCCGTCGGACCTCTGGTAGGAACAGGGTTCATAGACACCTCAACCGGAGCTATTGTCGGTGGACTGACACTCGGACTGGGGGCGTTACTCATTGGAGGAAGAATACTCCAGACAGTTGGAACTGAGATCGTGGAACTCTGTACTATCCGTGCAGTCTTCATCGAGGCTATCGCTGCGATCATTGTCCACGGTGCTTCCATATCAGGCATACCAGTGGCATTGGGCCAGATCATACCTGCGGCTGTTATCGGTATCGGCTGTGCCGAGAACACTTCTGCCACGATGAAGAACAAAACCGTGCGACGCATTGTAATCATGTGGGTAATGTCACCACTTCTGGCAGGTGCAATTGCGTATGCTGCCATGACTGTTGCCTGA
- a CDS encoding MarR family transcriptional regulator has protein sequence MTDENFRKVIEGLPPSAKLVFKVLEYGGLLTQKEIAEESYLPPRTIRYALGRLKDEGFLQERFYFKDARQSLYGLHNIPEISIDDNRMNEIAELKSGTIKIYSEKHEPMEQTVI, from the coding sequence TTGACAGACGAAAATTTCAGAAAAGTAATCGAAGGACTGCCACCTTCAGCCAAGCTTGTTTTTAAAGTTCTCGAGTACGGCGGTCTTCTTACACAGAAGGAAATTGCCGAAGAGAGTTATCTTCCTCCACGAACCATCCGATATGCACTTGGCAGACTAAAGGATGAGGGTTTTCTGCAGGAGAGATTTTACTTCAAGGATGCCAGGCAGAGCCTCTATGGACTGCATAACATACCTGAGATCAGTATTGACGACAACAGGATGAATGAGATAGCAGAACTGAAGTCAGGTACCATAAAAATCTATTCTGAAAAACACGAACCAATGGAACAGACGGTAATCTGA
- a CDS encoding 4Fe-4S binding protein: MGEKTINYDRLKQGGFLRQRQKEDLFSMRLRVVGGQLTADQLRALAYASEKYGRGEVHITSRQGLEISYIPFEQTEELLDELEKSDVHQGTCGPRVRGVVACQGNLICPRGLIDAEDIAQKIDKNYFAMELPGKFKFAVTGCPSSCMKVQENDLGVMGGLEPAWEEDKCTHCGLCETVCPVEAIKVKDKELYFDRDKCNLCGQCTEICPTDAWTKAREGYTIYVGGKVGKHPRFGVKLTELVDEATSFKIIDKSLEFFRTEASSGERFGDTIQRVGLDNFKTFVME; this comes from the coding sequence ATGGGTGAAAAGACGATCAACTATGACAGACTCAAACAGGGAGGTTTCCTCCGGCAGAGACAAAAAGAGGACCTATTCTCAATGCGTCTTCGCGTTGTAGGAGGCCAGCTTACTGCCGATCAGCTTCGTGCACTTGCCTATGCTTCTGAAAAGTACGGCAGGGGCGAGGTTCACATAACCTCACGACAGGGCCTGGAGATCTCGTATATCCCCTTTGAGCAAACAGAAGAGTTGCTTGATGAACTTGAAAAAAGTGATGTTCATCAGGGTACATGTGGTCCCAGGGTCCGCGGGGTAGTGGCATGTCAGGGAAACCTTATCTGCCCGCGTGGCCTGATTGATGCGGAAGACATTGCACAGAAGATTGATAAAAACTACTTTGCTATGGAGCTGCCAGGCAAGTTCAAATTTGCTGTCACGGGCTGTCCGTCATCATGTATGAAAGTACAGGAGAATGACCTTGGTGTGATGGGAGGACTTGAACCCGCGTGGGAAGAGGATAAGTGTACCCATTGTGGTCTCTGTGAGACAGTCTGTCCCGTGGAGGCTATTAAGGTCAAGGACAAAGAACTGTACTTTGACAGGGATAAATGTAATCTCTGTGGCCAGTGTACCGAAATATGCCCGACAGATGCCTGGACCAAGGCACGTGAAGGTTATACGATATATGTCGGTGGCAAGGTAGGCAAACACCCCAGATTCGGTGTCAAGCTGACCGAACTTGTGGACGAGGCTACATCGTTTAAGATAATTGATAAGTCTCTGGAGTTCTTCAGGACAGAAGCAAGCTCCGGAGAGCGCTTTGGAGATACCATTCAGCGCGTGGGTCTTGACAATTTCAAGACCTTTGTGATGGAATAA
- a CDS encoding phosphoadenylyl-sulfate reductase: MPEKNQKLIEETEKLAEEYRDRSPQEILEYALNRFGEEIAIAFSGAEDVVLVDMAKKIRPDISIFSLDTGRLHPETYRFFDVVRDHYSVNLEVFFANRDRTEELVRKKGMFSFYRDGHQECCGVRKIDPLRRALSIRAAWITGQRKDQSPNTRATIPVIEVDPSFGDGSLIKFNPLANWTSKQVWDYIRENDVPYNELHEKGYVSIGCEPCTRPVLPGQHEREGRWWWEEATRKECGLHSGNARSEL, translated from the coding sequence ATGCCAGAAAAGAATCAGAAACTAATTGAAGAAACAGAAAAGTTGGCCGAGGAGTACAGGGACAGATCTCCACAGGAGATACTTGAGTATGCTCTTAACAGGTTTGGAGAAGAAATAGCCATTGCATTCAGTGGTGCCGAGGATGTAGTACTGGTTGATATGGCAAAAAAGATCAGGCCTGACATTAGTATCTTCTCCCTGGATACGGGCCGACTGCATCCTGAAACCTATAGATTCTTCGATGTAGTACGGGACCATTATAGTGTTAACCTGGAAGTCTTCTTTGCCAACAGGGACAGGACCGAGGAGCTTGTGCGCAAGAAAGGTATGTTCTCCTTTTACAGGGACGGACATCAGGAATGCTGTGGCGTCAGAAAGATCGATCCCCTGAGACGTGCTCTCAGTATAAGGGCTGCATGGATCACAGGTCAGCGTAAGGACCAGAGTCCAAATACACGTGCAACAATTCCCGTAATAGAAGTAGATCCCTCTTTCGGTGACGGCAGCCTTATAAAGTTCAATCCGCTGGCAAACTGGACCTCGAAACAGGTTTGGGACTACATCAGGGAAAATGACGTCCCGTACAATGAGCTTCATGAAAAAGGATATGTCAGTATCGGATGCGAACCGTGTACCAGGCCAGTATTGCCTGGACAGCACGAGCGTGAAGGACGCTGGTGGTGGGAAGAAGCGACCAGGAAGGAATGTGGTCTGCACTCGGGAAATGCAAGATCCGAATTATGA
- the cysN gene encoding sulfate adenylyltransferase subunit CysN: protein MLLKGPDSLIEQNQNIDLLRFATAGSVDDGKSTLIGRLLYDSKSIFEDQLNSIKTFSKTHRNQEIDYSLVTDGLKSEREQGITIDVAYRFFSTPKRRFIIADTPGHEQYTKNMATGASNASLALILIDARNGVVTQTKRHSFISSLLGIRNFVVAVNKMDLVDYSEEVFENIVSEFNAFADKLSEESIYYIPISALKGDNVIERSENMPWYKGSTLLDYLENVNVSGGRNLTDFRFPVQYVNWGGGDDFRGYCGTIASGVVHKGDKVRVLPSGKTSHISRIVTYDGDLDYAFAPMAVTLCLEDDIDISRGDLIAKVDDLPAIAGSLEANIVWMDSAPMEIGKDYLIKHTTSMVKGNFGEVLHEFDPDDISMRSSKFLSLNEIGKVKVELKKPIFPDIYSENKFTGSFIVIDPLTNQTAAAGMISKYHQVSPDKACKAVKARVIRYPGDKKEEAQADYDRLSMHGTHCIYVDDDLLQETLCKGIPADSEQYSEAIEDLCKIVTRSGVSVVVCSDHLNS from the coding sequence ATACTTCTGAAAGGCCCTGATTCTTTAATAGAGCAGAACCAGAATATTGACCTGTTAAGGTTTGCCACCGCAGGAAGCGTGGATGATGGCAAATCAACCCTTATCGGCAGATTACTCTACGATTCAAAATCAATATTCGAGGATCAACTGAATTCAATTAAGACATTCTCGAAAACCCACAGGAACCAGGAGATTGATTATTCCCTGGTGACCGATGGTCTGAAATCGGAAAGAGAGCAGGGAATCACAATCGATGTCGCATACAGGTTCTTTTCGACCCCGAAAAGGCGCTTTATTATCGCCGATACCCCCGGGCATGAGCAATATACAAAGAATATGGCTACAGGTGCATCAAATGCATCTCTCGCCCTGATCCTCATTGATGCCAGGAACGGAGTTGTAACACAGACAAAAAGGCATTCATTCATCTCGTCCCTGCTGGGTATCCGCAACTTTGTAGTTGCAGTCAACAAGATGGATCTGGTAGACTATTCAGAAGAAGTTTTCGAGAATATTGTGAGCGAGTTCAATGCCTTTGCTGACAAGTTGTCGGAAGAATCGATCTACTACATACCCATAAGCGCTCTCAAAGGTGACAATGTCATCGAGAGAAGTGAGAATATGCCCTGGTATAAGGGATCCACACTACTTGATTACCTGGAGAATGTAAATGTATCCGGTGGCCGCAACCTGACTGATTTCAGGTTCCCGGTCCAGTATGTCAACTGGGGTGGAGGCGATGATTTCAGGGGCTATTGTGGCACAATAGCTTCAGGCGTGGTCCACAAAGGAGACAAGGTAAGAGTTCTTCCTTCCGGGAAAACGAGTCATATCTCAAGGATCGTCACTTATGACGGGGACCTCGATTATGCCTTTGCTCCCATGGCAGTGACCCTTTGCCTTGAGGATGATATTGACATTAGCCGTGGTGACCTGATCGCAAAGGTTGATGACCTTCCTGCGATTGCCGGAAGCCTTGAAGCAAATATAGTATGGATGGATAGCGCCCCCATGGAGATCGGGAAAGATTATCTGATCAAGCATACTACCAGCATGGTGAAAGGAAACTTTGGAGAAGTACTTCATGAATTCGATCCTGACGATATCAGCATGAGATCTTCGAAATTCTTGAGCTTGAATGAGATCGGAAAAGTTAAGGTCGAACTAAAAAAACCGATATTTCCCGACATTTATTCCGAGAACAAGTTCACGGGTTCATTCATCGTGATAGATCCCCTCACCAACCAGACTGCTGCCGCCGGTATGATCTCGAAATACCATCAGGTATCCCCTGACAAAGCATGCAAAGCTGTAAAGGCAAGAGTTATCAGATATCCTGGAGACAAAAAGGAAGAGGCACAGGCCGATTATGACCGCCTTTCCATGCACGGCACACATTGCATCTACGTGGATGATGATCTCCTACAGGAAACCCTTTGTAAGGGAATCCCTGCTGACAGCGAACAATATTCCGAAGCAATTGAGGATCTGTGTAAGATCGTTACGAGATCAGGCGTGTCGGTTGTTGTGTGCTCTGATCACCTGAACAGTTGA
- a CDS encoding winged helix-turn-helix domain-containing protein, with protein sequence MDITIEILNIAMHGAKKTQIVYGANINSTIANGYISMLKEKELIEQRDRIFRTTDKGREYKEIASELQLR encoded by the coding sequence TTGGATATCACAATTGAGATACTGAATATAGCCATGCATGGTGCAAAGAAGACACAAATCGTCTACGGAGCAAACATAAACAGCACAATTGCGAACGGATATATTTCCATGTTAAAAGAAAAGGAATTAATTGAACAAAGAGACAGAATTTTCAGGACAACTGACAAAGGACGGGAGTACAAGGAAATCGCCAGTGAATTGCAGCTTCGTTGA
- a CDS encoding sulfurtransferase TusA family protein has translation MTEKSVELDLRGEVCPYTFVKTKLQLEELESGEHLTVIFDHALAVSNVPKSVKNEGHAVLGIVQKDNIWKVRIKKA, from the coding sequence ATGACAGAAAAATCAGTTGAATTGGATCTAAGAGGGGAAGTCTGTCCCTATACTTTCGTAAAGACCAAACTACAACTCGAAGAGCTGGAAAGTGGTGAGCACCTGACAGTCATCTTCGATCATGCTCTGGCGGTGTCAAATGTCCCAAAAAGTGTTAAGAACGAAGGTCATGCAGTACTTGGTATAGTACAAAAAGACAATATATGGAAGGTTCGGATTAAAAAGGCCTGA
- the cysD gene encoding sulfate adenylyltransferase subunit CysD — protein MAVKEESYRLSNLKTLEAESIGIIREVAAEFENPVMLYSVGKDSSVMAHLAIKAFYPKKVPFPLLHVDTGYKFPEMYEFRDYYTKKHNLDLKVHRNEDALKRGVNPLSVGTVKCCAELKTKALLDALNEGGYDAAFGGARRDEEKSRAKERIFSFRDRHGQWNPKDQKPELWNLFNSKIDPGESIRVFPLSNWTELDVWSYIYHENIEIVPLYFAKKRPVIEKNGQLIPVYTDEHKEETKEVMSRFRTLGCHYCTGAVRSEADTLPKIIEEMMVARHSERITRVIDHDQDSSMEQKKREGYF, from the coding sequence ATGGCCGTAAAGGAAGAATCCTACAGACTTTCGAACTTAAAGACACTTGAAGCCGAAAGCATAGGGATAATCAGGGAAGTTGCTGCGGAATTCGAAAACCCGGTCATGCTTTATTCCGTAGGAAAGGATTCATCGGTGATGGCACATCTTGCTATCAAGGCTTTCTATCCGAAAAAAGTGCCTTTCCCTCTACTGCATGTTGATACCGGATACAAGTTCCCTGAAATGTATGAATTCAGGGACTACTATACAAAAAAGCACAATCTTGACCTGAAGGTCCATAGGAATGAGGACGCTCTCAAAAGAGGAGTCAATCCACTGTCTGTGGGTACGGTCAAATGCTGTGCCGAGCTTAAGACAAAAGCACTGCTTGATGCTCTGAATGAAGGCGGCTATGATGCAGCTTTCGGAGGTGCCCGCAGGGATGAGGAGAAATCGAGGGCAAAGGAGAGGATCTTCTCGTTCCGTGACAGGCACGGACAGTGGAATCCCAAGGATCAGAAACCTGAGCTGTGGAACCTTTTCAATTCAAAGATCGATCCCGGCGAATCCATCAGGGTTTTCCCGCTCTCGAACTGGACAGAACTTGATGTCTGGTCGTATATCTACCATGAGAACATCGAGATCGTGCCTCTTTATTTTGCAAAGAAAAGACCTGTCATAGAGAAGAACGGCCAGTTGATCCCTGTTTATACGGATGAGCATAAGGAAGAGACAAAAGAGGTCATGAGCCGCTTCAGAACCCTCGGATGCCATTATTGTACAGGTGCGGTACGTTCGGAGGCAGACACCCTGCCAAAGATCATCGAGGAGATGATGGTAGCCAGACATTCCGAGCGTATAACAAGGGTGATCGATCACGATCAGGACAGTTCCATGGAACAAAAGAAAAGGGAGGGATACTTCTGA
- a CDS encoding cupin domain-containing protein encodes MDKIEMLKDKGFSKDLNELMQFPSEGIFSTVLAKSDTYNYTLMCLAKGTDIDTHTSAKNGVVQVLQGKGTFKLFDRDIEMKPGMFIFMPADAPHSLQAEEDTAILLCLTL; translated from the coding sequence ATGGACAAAATCGAAATGCTAAAAGATAAAGGATTCTCAAAGGACCTTAATGAACTCATGCAATTCCCTTCAGAGGGAATATTCAGTACCGTACTTGCAAAGTCTGATACCTACAACTATACTCTGATGTGCCTTGCAAAAGGAACCGATATAGACACCCATACATCTGCAAAGAACGGAGTTGTCCAGGTACTCCAGGGAAAGGGCACCTTTAAACTGTTTGACCGTGACATTGAGATGAAGCCCGGCATGTTCATATTCATGCCTGCGGACGCACCTCATTCACTCCAGGCTGAGGAAGACACGGCAATACTCCTGTGCCTGACTCTCTGA